In Cinclus cinclus chromosome 13, bCinCin1.1, whole genome shotgun sequence, a genomic segment contains:
- the KBTBD13 gene encoding kelch repeat and BTB domain-containing protein 13 → MTPEEEGSQTGPPERVRIRVEEQSFSVEKTLLVESSEYFRALFRSGMRESTQEEIGLGELSAAGFLAMLRVLAGERPILGSEETFQAVECAAFLQVKPLAKYLIHSINSDNCILLYQAAAIFGLLDLFHCAALYIRDSYAELEEYLDCLPDDLLAYVEALLPSTFVAVGAHTPTFEFLEDLSRTICYLDEETNTWRTLSCLPLSASTFLAGMATMDNKIYIVGGVYGANKQVVESSFCYDADDNTWSEFPSPHQLRYDVRLVGHEGYLYAIGGEYEKISLKSVERYDLASSTWTFVSDLPQPSTAAPCAQALGQIFVCLWQPLDTTVIYEYETRQDAWLPVTELKRHQSYGHCMVAHRDNLYVMRNGPYDDFLRCVIDCFNLTSRQWSALPGQFMNSKGALFTAVVRGDTIYTVNKMLTLLYSVEEETWKQKKERAGFPRSGSLQTFLLRLPRRDHDIAT, encoded by the coding sequence ATGACCCCAGAGGAAGAAGGTTCCCAGACAGGGCCCCCAGAGCGGGTGCGTATCCGGGTTGAGGAACAGTCATTCTCGGTGGAGAAGACCTTGCTGGTGGAGAGCAGTGAGTACTTCCGTGCCCTCTTCCGCTCAGGCATGAGGGAGAGCACGCAGGAGGAGatcgggctgggggagctgagcGCAGCTGGGTTCCTCGCCATGCTGAGAGTGCTGGCGGGTGAGAGGCCCATCCTTGGCAGTGAGGAGACCTTCCAGGCCGTGGAATGTGCTGCCTTCCTGCAGGTGAAGCCCTTGGCCAAGTACTTGATCCACTCCATCAACTCTGACAACTGCATCCTGCTGTACCAAGCCGCTGCCATATTTGGCCTCCTGGATCTCTTCCACTGTGCCGCACTCTACATCAGGGACAGCTACGCTGAGCTGGAGGAGTACCTGGACTGCCTCCCTGATGACCTGCTGGCCTATGTGGAAGCCCTCCTACCCAGCACCTTTGTGGCAGTGGGAGCCCACACACCCACCTTTGAGTTCTTGGAGGACCTCTCCAGGACCATCTGCTACCTGGATGAGGAGACCAACACATGGAGGACCCTCTCCTGCCTTCCGCTGAGTGCCAGCACGTTCCTAGCTGGCATGGCAACCATGGATAATAAAATCTACATCGTGGGTGGCGTCTATGGGGCCAACAAACAGGTGGTGGAGAGCAGCTTCTGCTACGATGCTGATGACAACACCTGGAGTGAGTTCCCCAGCCCTCACCAGCTGCGCTACGATGTCAGGCTGGTGGGCCACGAGGGCTATCTCTACGCCATCGGCGGTGAGTACGAGAAGATCTCGCTCAAGTCCGTGGAGAGGTATGACctggcctccagcacctggacgTTTGTCTCTGACCTGCCACAACCGAGCACGGCAGCACCCTGTGCCCAAGCCTTGGGGCAGATCTTCGTTTGCTTGTGGCAGCCACTGGACACCACTGTCATCTATGAGTATGAGACCCGGCAAGACGCGTGGCTTCCTGTCACCGAGCTCAAGCGGCACCAGAGCTATGGGCACTGCATGGTGGCACATCGTGACAACCTCTACGTCATGCGCAACGGCCCCTACGATGACTTCTTGCGTTGTGTCATCGACTGCTTCAACCTGACATCCCGGCAGTGGAGCGCCCTGCCTGGGCAGTTCATGAACAGCAAGGGAGCTCTCTTCACTGCTGTAGTCAGGGGTGACACCATCTACACTGTCAACAAGATGTTGACACTCCTCTACTCCGTGGAAGAGGAGACCTGGAAGCAGAAGAAGGAGCGGGCAGGTTTCCCCCGCAGCGGCTCCCTGCAGACCTTCCTCCTGCGGCTGCCAAGACGTGACCACGACATCGCAACATAG
- the RASL12 gene encoding ras-like protein family member 12 isoform X1 yields the protein MAAGAPRPPLSPAGPRMSSMFGKPRASSERPPQSPLPECNVAILGCRGAGKSALTVKFLTKRFISEYDPNLEDTYSSEELVDQQPVLLKVMDTADQDGPGNCERYLCWASAFLVVYSIDNRKSFEGCQRYLEVLALHAQGCQRRCPVLLLGNKLDMEQYRQVLSAEGMSLASRFGCLFHEVSACQDFSRVQHVFHEAVREVRRQAEQNLPLGPLFISEDRPCPPVATSVALPTHHCLATCTFNTLSTVNYKEIPSVAQAKLVTVKSSRAQSKRKAPTLTLLKGFKIF from the exons ATGGCAGCGGGTGCTCCACGTCCCCCGCTCTCTCCCGCAGGACCGAGGATGTCCTCGATGTTCGGCAAACCCCGAGCCAGCAGCGAGCGGCCGCCCCAGAGTCCCCTCCCCGAGTGCAACGTGGCCATCCTGGGGTGCAGAGGGGCCGGCAAGTCAG ctctgactgTGAAGTTTCTAACCAAGAGGTTCATCAGTGAATATGATCCCAACCTGG AGGACACCTACTCCTCAGAGGAGCTGGTGGACCAGCAGCCTGTGCTCTTGAAGGTGATGGACACTGCTGACCAG GATGGTCCCGGGAACTGCGAGCGCTACCTGTGCTGGGCCAGCGCCTTCCTTGTTGTCTACAGCATCGACAACAGGAAGAGCTTCGAGGGCTGCCAGCGCTACCTAGAGGTGCTCGCCCTGCATGCGCAGGGCTGCCAGCGCCGCTGCCCCGTGCTCCTGCTGGGAAACAAGCTGGACATGGAGCAGTACAG GCAGGTGCTCTCAGCAGAAGGGATGTCCCTCGCCAGCAGGTTCGGGTGCCTCTTCCATGAGGTGTCAGCATGCCAGGACTTCTCTCGGGTGCAGCACGTCTTCCACGAGGCCGTGCGGGAGGTGCGGCGCCAGGCCGAGCAgaacctccccctggggccactcTTCATCTCCGAGGATCGGCCCTGCCCGCCCGTGGCCACATCGGTGGCCCTGCCCACCCACCACTGCTTGGCCACCTGCACTTTCAACACCCTCTCCACTGTCAACTACAAGGAGATCCCCTCGGTGGCCCAGGCCAAGCTGGTCACTGTCAAGTCCTCGCGGGCTCAGAGCAAAAGGAAAGCTCCCACGCTAACCTTGCTGAAAGGCTTCAAGATATTTTAG
- the RASL12 gene encoding ras-like protein family member 12 isoform X2, translating to MAAGAPRPPLSPAGPRMSSMFGKPRASSERPPQSPLPECNVAILGCRGAGKSEDTYSSEELVDQQPVLLKVMDTADQDGPGNCERYLCWASAFLVVYSIDNRKSFEGCQRYLEVLALHAQGCQRRCPVLLLGNKLDMEQYRQVLSAEGMSLASRFGCLFHEVSACQDFSRVQHVFHEAVREVRRQAEQNLPLGPLFISEDRPCPPVATSVALPTHHCLATCTFNTLSTVNYKEIPSVAQAKLVTVKSSRAQSKRKAPTLTLLKGFKIF from the exons ATGGCAGCGGGTGCTCCACGTCCCCCGCTCTCTCCCGCAGGACCGAGGATGTCCTCGATGTTCGGCAAACCCCGAGCCAGCAGCGAGCGGCCGCCCCAGAGTCCCCTCCCCGAGTGCAACGTGGCCATCCTGGGGTGCAGAGGGGCCGGCAAGTCAG AGGACACCTACTCCTCAGAGGAGCTGGTGGACCAGCAGCCTGTGCTCTTGAAGGTGATGGACACTGCTGACCAG GATGGTCCCGGGAACTGCGAGCGCTACCTGTGCTGGGCCAGCGCCTTCCTTGTTGTCTACAGCATCGACAACAGGAAGAGCTTCGAGGGCTGCCAGCGCTACCTAGAGGTGCTCGCCCTGCATGCGCAGGGCTGCCAGCGCCGCTGCCCCGTGCTCCTGCTGGGAAACAAGCTGGACATGGAGCAGTACAG GCAGGTGCTCTCAGCAGAAGGGATGTCCCTCGCCAGCAGGTTCGGGTGCCTCTTCCATGAGGTGTCAGCATGCCAGGACTTCTCTCGGGTGCAGCACGTCTTCCACGAGGCCGTGCGGGAGGTGCGGCGCCAGGCCGAGCAgaacctccccctggggccactcTTCATCTCCGAGGATCGGCCCTGCCCGCCCGTGGCCACATCGGTGGCCCTGCCCACCCACCACTGCTTGGCCACCTGCACTTTCAACACCCTCTCCACTGTCAACTACAAGGAGATCCCCTCGGTGGCCCAGGCCAAGCTGGTCACTGTCAAGTCCTCGCGGGCTCAGAGCAAAAGGAAAGCTCCCACGCTAACCTTGCTGAAAGGCTTCAAGATATTTTAG